From the genome of Blastocatellia bacterium, one region includes:
- a CDS encoding tetratricopeptide repeat protein, whose translation MTTKPILLAITTLLAALVPLAAAQTPDPQRPQGKLVAVVVGVSKYAKLGGGQQLQFADRDAMLIAETLKKAGVAPDNLKVLVAQEATVAAIKSAIGNWLARTAGADDTAVIFFSGHGFFEQEYGEAYLLGADSDAKEPFATGISLTEIKQALAVRVHARRVLLIADAMRRDFFDPEANGAATTGFLKALDQLATERPGLSVIAASGPNEYSREGQRWNGQGVFARHLAAAMATGQTSDRNNDGWLTADELLGVLAPLVAEDTANKQHVWHSNTSLNQFALVSLPRSAGTPVVTAKEVQTTKPEAPPIATASPALAAEMKNPPPVVNKPPAAGRPAPAVLRAPEVTDARPDAAAVQPASSKATAPATPPTRPDSPAAGTGTPPAEKSLARAEPAAVPATTNPTPAATSPTPAATRPAPTAVTPARKPAAAPPPTVEIATGETVSIPSGGAATTAMTAVNLPPAPRPMAALPRVGEVAAEPARRVETAAPSSPVLTSTIEAAPSPLTLQLQAAIASKNLLEPKQASAWDIYQRLAADPATASDAARLRPALADALVAAGREMVTGHVYADSIADRVDDFRRAGQMLARARSLNGGNPEISTLEKLSATEALIALQFYDEAERALAQLQAVKLAAVENALGLVYQGKLDNFRAERAFKRAVEIDPNWAAPHYNLALLYRSQQNEAALGELEQAATLDAKNAAMHMALGDEYFARQQWPRAAESYRKAIAVKPGDDNLHTKLGHALYSQGLQAEADREYQRARELRSHQQ comes from the coding sequence ATGACTACGAAACCTATTCTGCTCGCCATTACCACGCTGCTCGCCGCCCTGGTGCCGCTCGCCGCAGCGCAGACTCCCGACCCACAGCGCCCGCAGGGAAAGCTCGTCGCCGTCGTCGTCGGCGTTTCAAAATATGCGAAGCTCGGCGGCGGCCAGCAGCTTCAATTCGCTGACCGCGACGCCATGCTCATCGCCGAAACCTTGAAGAAGGCCGGTGTCGCTCCGGATAACCTGAAAGTATTGGTCGCGCAGGAAGCGACGGTCGCGGCCATCAAATCAGCTATCGGTAATTGGTTAGCCCGCACGGCGGGCGCAGACGACACGGCGGTCATTTTCTTTTCAGGGCATGGTTTTTTCGAGCAGGAATACGGCGAAGCCTATCTGCTCGGAGCTGACTCTGACGCCAAAGAGCCATTTGCGACGGGAATCTCGCTCACGGAAATCAAGCAGGCGCTGGCTGTGCGAGTCCACGCTCGCCGCGTGTTGCTGATCGCCGACGCGATGCGGCGCGATTTCTTTGACCCGGAAGCCAACGGCGCCGCGACCACAGGGTTTCTGAAGGCGCTCGACCAGTTGGCGACCGAGCGGCCTGGCCTTTCGGTCATTGCGGCGAGCGGCCCGAATGAATATTCGCGTGAGGGTCAACGGTGGAATGGGCAAGGGGTTTTCGCCAGGCACCTCGCCGCTGCTATGGCGACAGGTCAAACCAGCGACCGAAACAATGATGGCTGGTTGACGGCGGACGAGTTGCTCGGCGTCCTTGCGCCGCTGGTCGCCGAAGACACGGCCAACAAGCAACACGTCTGGCATAGCAACACCTCATTAAATCAATTCGCGCTCGTCAGCCTGCCGCGCAGCGCCGGCACTCCCGTTGTCACCGCAAAAGAGGTACAAACCACAAAACCAGAAGCGCCGCCAATCGCCACCGCATCGCCGGCTTTGGCAGCAGAGATGAAGAACCCGCCGCCTGTCGTCAATAAACCGCCAGCCGCTGGCAGGCCGGCACCCGCCGTGTTGAGAGCGCCTGAAGTCACCGACGCGCGCCCTGACGCCGCCGCGGTCCAGCCCGCGTCCAGTAAGGCGACAGCGCCCGCTACACCGCCGACAAGGCCCGATTCGCCTGCGGCCGGAACTGGCACACCGCCCGCGGAGAAAAGCCTCGCACGAGCCGAACCGGCTGCCGTTCCCGCGACAACGAATCCAACACCTGCTGCAACTAGTCCAACGCCTGCGGCGACCAGGCCCGCGCCGACAGCGGTGACGCCTGCACGAAAGCCGGCGGCCGCGCCGCCGCCGACTGTCGAAATTGCGACTGGCGAAACGGTAAGCATCCCTTCGGGGGGCGCGGCGACAACCGCTATGACCGCCGTGAACCTCCCGCCGGCGCCGCGCCCGATGGCTGCCTTGCCTAGAGTTGGCGAGGTTGCTGCCGAGCCCGCACGTCGAGTTGAAACGGCGGCGCCGTCTTCGCCCGTGCTCACGTCAACGATTGAGGCAGCGCCTTCGCCTCTAACCCTACAGCTCCAGGCCGCCATCGCCTCGAAGAACCTGCTGGAGCCGAAGCAGGCAAGCGCCTGGGACATCTATCAGCGGCTCGCCGCCGATCCGGCGACCGCTTCAGACGCGGCGCGACTGCGGCCCGCGCTCGCCGACGCGCTGGTCGCCGCGGGCCGTGAGATGGTTACAGGCCATGTTTACGCGGACAGCATCGCCGACCGCGTTGACGACTTTCGCCGCGCCGGCCAGATGCTGGCGCGCGCCCGGTCGCTCAATGGGGGGAATCCCGAAATCAGCACGCTTGAAAAATTGAGCGCCACCGAAGCGCTCATCGCTTTGCAGTTTTATGACGAAGCCGAGCGGGCGCTCGCTCAGTTGCAGGCCGTCAAGCTGGCCGCCGTCGAGAACGCGCTGGGCCTGGTGTATCAAGGGAAGTTGGACAACTTCCGCGCCGAACGCGCCTTTAAGCGGGCCGTCGAAATAGACCCGAACTGGGCAGCGCCCCACTACAACCTGGCTTTGCTTTATCGCAGTCAGCAGAACGAGGCGGCGCTTGGCGAACTGGAACAAGCGGCGACGCTCGACGCCAAGAACGCGGCCATGCACATGGCGCTGGGAGACGAATACTTCGCCAGGCAACAGTGGCCGCGCGCTGCCGAGAGTTATCGCAAAGCCATCGCGGTGAAGCCCGGCGACGACAACCTCCACACCAAGCTCGGCCACGCGCTCTACAGCCAGGGCTTGCAGGCGGAAGCCGACCGTGAGTATCAACGGGCGCGCGAGCTTCGCAGC
- a CDS encoding STAS domain-containing protein: MAQLTINQRQAGDVTILDLSGKITIGEGSVQLREAVKDLLTNGKKKILLNLGDVSYVDSSGIGELVSSYTTTSNQGGQLKLLSLGKKIKDLLMITKLLTVFQTYDDEQEAIASF; the protein is encoded by the coding sequence ATGGCTCAGTTGACGATTAACCAGCGCCAGGCGGGCGACGTGACGATCCTCGACCTTTCCGGCAAGATCACCATCGGCGAAGGCAGTGTCCAGTTGCGCGAGGCGGTGAAGGATCTGCTCACCAATGGCAAGAAGAAGATCCTGCTTAACCTTGGCGACGTGTCCTATGTTGACAGTTCCGGCATCGGCGAACTGGTCAGCTCTTATACAACGACCTCGAATCAGGGCGGTCAATTGAAACTCTTGAGCCTGGGCAAGAAAATTAAAGACCTGCTTATGATCACCAAGCTGTTGACGGTCTTTCAGACCTACGATGACGAACAGGAAGCCATCGCCAGCTTCTAA